From Miscanthus floridulus cultivar M001 unplaced genomic scaffold, ASM1932011v1 fs_914_1, whole genome shotgun sequence, a single genomic window includes:
- the LOC136533543 gene encoding protein ALP1-like, with protein sequence MARPLFLRIMQAIEQHDNYFVQKRDRCGRLGLSCLQKVTAALMMISYGVPADFMDQYIRIGESTALESLKRFVIAVVEVFGGEYLRSPNEHDTARLLAIGERRGFPGMLGSIDCMHWQWKNCPVAWHGQYTGHKREPTIILEAVASKDLWIWHAFFGLPGSLNDINVLHRSHLFSKLAEGEAPQVNFTINDHNYTMGYYLADGIYPKWATFVKTITNPHGNKRKYFAKAQEAVRKDVERAFGVLQARFAIVRGPARSWDKETLREIMTACVIMHNMIVEDERNEEDDFHYEGIGQLVRPTQREVRNRTHELHEFMQAHHNIRNMETHSQLKEDLIEHLWQRHADLY encoded by the coding sequence ATGGCCCGTCCTCTGTTTCTTCGCATAATGCAAGCTATAGAACAACATGACAATTATTTTGTGCAAAAAAGAGATAGATGTGGACGACTTGGGTTATCATGTTTGCAGAAGGTTACTGCAGCATTGATGATGATCAGTTATGGAGTACCGGCAGATTTTATGGATCAATATATTCGCATTGGTGAAAGTACGGCCCTAGAGAGTCTTAAAAGGTTTGTTATAGCTGTAGTCGAAGTGTTTGGAGGTGAATACCTAAGATCTCCAAATGAGCATGATACTGCCAGATTACTTGCAATAGGTGAGCGCAGAGGTTTTCCAGGAATGCTTGGTAGCATAGATTGTATGCATTGGCAATGGAAAAACTGCCCTGTGGCATGGCATGGTCAATATACCGGTCATAAGCGTGAGCCCACTATCATCCTTGAAGCTGTTGCTTCCAAAGACCTCTGGATTTGGCATGCTTTTTTTGGTTTGCCAGGGTCTCTCAATGATATCAATGTTCTTCACCGTTCACATCTTTTCTCCAAGCTAGCCGAAGGGGAGGCTCCTCAAGTTAATTTTACCATCAATGATCATAATTATACAATGGGGTATTATCTAGCAGATGGTATATATCCCAAGTGGGCAACATTTGTAAAGACCATAACTAATCCGCATGGCAATAAGAGGAAATACTTCGCCAAGGCACAAGAAGCAGTACGGAAGGATGTGGAACGAGCCTTTGGAGTTTTACAAGCTCGTTTTGCCATTGTTCGTGGGCCAGCTCGTAGCTGGGATAAAGAAACACTTAGAGAAATTATGACAGCTTGTGTCATTATGCATAACATGATAGTCGAAGATGAGAGAAATGAAGAAGACGACTTCCACTACGAGGGTATTGGCCAGCTAGTGAGACCTACACAGCGTGAAGTTCGTAATCGCACACATGAGCTACATGAGTTCATGCAAGCTCATCACAATATTAGAAACATGGAAACCCACAGCCAGCTTAAGGAGGACCTAATTGAGCATCTCTGGCAACGTCATGCAGACTTGTACTAA
- the LOC136533544 gene encoding glutathione S-transferase T3-like: protein MEMPSFDDVFGSNVENTEVDYFGISPEDGNGQCGTGSYFGISPEGQNVVEQASQSTKGSKKRSKNFTLKEDNMLVEAWLEVSLDAVQGVDQPRATYWQRIHDYFHEHKDFQSDRNISSLSHRWGIINESVNRFCGWLTAIQNRNQSGVTEQDEIQQALEMYKEKDEKKRTFSLMHCWNVLQHEQKWTNQRPAKKQKSSSREGPRSCTPETNESHLGDEEQGPSHTSPRKDRPIGKKKEKDRRGKNLVAHGENLYMEAMENMWLKRQKAEELREIRKKERNDQRLAVETRRLELKQEVENRKLDLKQRELQLKQRQDDEKVMNMDLSSLSERQQIFYKTMQDQIIARLGGGAL from the exons ATGGAAATGCCCAGCTTTGATGATGTTTTTGGGAGCAATGTGGAAAACACCGAGGTTGATTATTTTGGTATCTCACCTGAAGATGGAAATGGTCAATGTGGCACAGGGTCTTATTTTGGTATCTCACCTGAAGGACAGAATGTTGTTGAACAAGCCTCTCAGTCTACGAAAGGAAGCAAGAAGAGATCAAAAAATTTCACTTTAAAAGAGGATAACATGTTGGTGGAAGCATGGCTAGAAGTAAGCTTGGATGCAGTTCAAGGCGTCGACCAACCTCGTGCTACCTATTGGCAACGAATTCATGATTACTTCCATGAGCACAAGGATTTTCAATCTGATCGTAATATTAGTTCTCTCTCTCATCGCTGGGGTATCATTAATGAAAGTGTTAACAGATTTTGTGGATGGTTAACAGCGATTCAAAATAGAAACCAAAGCGGTGTGACTGAACAAGATGAG ATACAACAAGCACTTGAAATGTACAAGgagaaagatgagaaaaaaagAACGTTTTCATTGATGCATTGCTGGAATGTATTGCAGCATGAACAAAAGTGGACTAACCAAAGACCTGCAAAAAAACAGAAGTCATCTTCCAGGGAAGGTCCAAGGTCATGTACTCCTGAAACCAATGAAAGTCATCTTGGTGATGAAGAGCAGGGTCCCAGCCATACTTCACCAAGGAAAGATAGGCCTATCGGtaagaagaaggagaaagatcGCCGAGGTAAAAATCTTGTCGCTCATGGAGAAAACCTATACATGGAAGCAATGGAAAATATGTGGCTCAAGAGACAGAAGGCCGAAGAGTTGAGAGAGATTAGGAAAAAAGAGCGTAATGATCAAAGATTAGCTGTAGAGACTAGAAGGCTTGAACTGAAGCAAGAAGTAGAGAATAGGAAGCTTGATCTGAAGCAACGAGAactacaactgaaacaaaggCAGGACGATGAGAAAGTGATGAATATGGATCTTAGTTCTTTGAGTGAGCGGCAACAAATATTCTACAAGACAATgcaagatcagatcattgctcgTCTTGGTGGTGGAGCACTTTGA
- the LOC136533547 gene encoding NAC domain-containing protein 4-like, translated as MEQEMHRPMELPPGFRFHPTDEELITHYLARKVDDARFAALAVGEADLNKCEPWDLPSLAKMGEKEWYFFCLKDRKYPTGLRTNRATEAGYWKATGKDKDIFRQGNGKALVGSKKTLVFYTGRAPKGEKSGWVMHEYRLLGKLHGAIVPPKAAGSKNEWVLCRVFKKSLVVGGAAAAGKRSAMEMSKMDDIAAISHLPTLMDVSGAAVNPAAAHVTCFSEALEGQFFNQQTPPPEAATDHLGLAASSPFLLSSFAHYGPLHHGGASLVQLLEGSVYGGGLPDMSNKQQQQPVPGPAPPCRKGSERERLSASQDTGLTSDVNPEISSSSGAQRFDHDHLCWGY; from the exons ATGGAGCAGGAGATGCACCGGCCCATGGAGCTGCCCCCGGGCTTCCGCTTCCACCCGACCGACGAGGAGCTCATCACGCACTACCTCGCCCGCAAGGTCGACGACGCCCGCTTCGCcgcgctcgccgtcggcgaggccGACCTCAACAAGTGCGAGCCCTGGGACCTGCCAT CGCTGGCGAAGATGGGGGAGAAGGAGTGGTACTTCTTCTGCCTCAAGGACCGCAAGTACCCGACGGGGCTGAGGACGAACAGGGCCACGGAGGCCGGGTACTGGAAGGCCACGGGCAAGGACAAGGACATCTTCAGGCAGGGCAACGGCAAGGCGCTCGTCGGTTCCAAGAAGACGCTCGTCTTCTACACGGGGAGGGCGCCCAAGGGCGAGAAGTCCGGCTGGGTCATGCACGAGTACCGCCTCCTCGGCAAGCTCCATGGCGCCATCGTCCCCCCCAAGGCCGCCGGCTCCAAG AACGAGTGGGTGCTGTGCAGGGTGTTCAAGAAGAGCCTTGTCGTAGGTGGTGCAGCAGCTGCAGGCAAAAGGAGCGCCATGGAGATGTCCAAGATGGACGACATAGCGGCCATCTCTCACCTCCCTACGCTGATGGACGTGTCCGGCGCCGCCGTCAACCCCGCGGCGGCACACGTGACCTGCTTCTCCGAGGCGCTGGAGGGCCAGTTCTTCAACCAGCAGACGCCGCCGCCAGAAGCCGCCACGGACCACCTCGGCCTCGCCGCCTCCTCGCCGTTCCTGCTATCCAGCTTCGCGCATTACGGGCCGCTGCACCACGGCGGCGCGAGCCTGGTGCAGCTCCTGGAAGGCAGCGTGTACGGCGGCGGGCTTCCGGACATGTCCAACAAGCAACAGCAGCAGCCCGTGCCGGGGCCGGCGCCACCGTGCAGGAAGGGAAGCGAGCGGGAGCGGCTGAGCGCGTCGCAGGACACGGGGCTCACCTCCGACGTGAACCCCgagatctcctcctcctccggcgcccAACGGTTCGACCACGACCACCTCTGCTGGGGCTACTGA